The DNA window GACACCGCCGCCGGCTGCGCGGTGCACACCACGCTGCCCGCCGGCGTCGGCTACACCTCGCTCGACCTCAACGTGAAGTTCCTGCGCCCGGTCACCGTCGCCAGTGGCACCCTGCGCTGCGAGGGCACCGTGCTGCAACGCGGCCGCCGCACCGCCCTCGCCGAGGCCCGCCTGACCGACCCCATGAACCGCCTGGTCGCCCACGCCACCTCCTCGTGCCTCCTGTTCCCCCTCACTCCCCCCGCCTGACCCACGCCCAAGCCCACGTCCACGCGCACGATCTTGCACTTTCGGCCCACCGAATGTCTGGATCACGTCTTTTGCCGGGGCAGTAAGTGCAAGATCGCCGGGGCGGGACGGGGGTCAGGGGGTGGGGGTCAGGCGGGCGGCGCGGGCGGCGCGGCGGTCCTCGAAGCGGGACGCCTGGGTCTCCAGGGTGTCCAGGTGGGCGGCGATCTGGTCGCGGGCGGTCTCGCCGTCGGCGGTCAGGCCGGTCACCTCGAACAGGTTCCACTGGCGCAGCACCGGCATCACCACCTCGTCGCGGTGCTGGCGCAGGTCGTAGATGCCGGCCAGGGCGATCGCCACCGACTTGCGGGCGAAGCCGTCGATGCCGACCCCGGGCATCTGGAAGTCGGCCAGCACGTCGGCGACCGCCCGCATGGCCTGGCTCGGCGCCAGCTCGAACGCCGCGGCGAGCAGGTTGCGGTAGAAGACCATGTGCAGGTTCTCGTCCGCCGCCACCCGGGCCAGCAACGCCTCGCAGGCCGGGTCGCCGGTGGCCCGGCCGGTGTTGCGGTGCGAGATGCGGGTGGCCAACTCCTGGAACGACACGTACGCCAGCGAGTGCAGCACCTCGTCGTCGTGGACGTTGCGGTAGCCGGCGGCCATGTGCACCATCCGGGCCCGCTCCAGCGCCACCGGGTCGACCGCCCGGGTGACCGTGAGATAGTCCCGGATCGCGGTGCCGTGTCGGCCCTCCTCGGCGGTCCAGCGGTGCACCCAGGTGCCCCACGCGCCGTCGCGCCCGAACAGGGTGGCGATCTCGTGGTGGTAGGAGGGCAGGTTGTCCTCGGTGAGCAGGTTGACGATCAGCGCCGTGCGCGCCACGTCGGGGATGGTGGAGTCGGTCTCCGACCACGCCTCGCCGCCGAGCGGCCCGTCGAACGTGCGCCCGGCGCTCCACGGCACGTACTCGTGCGGGAACCACTCCTTCGCCAGCGACAGGTGCCGGTCGAGGTTCTTCTCGACCACGGGCTCGAGTTCGACGAGCAGGGCGGTCTGGCTGAGCACGGTCACGACGTTCTCCCTACGGTGGCGTAACTTACGCCACCGTAGGTCGAATCGTCGTCAGACGCCAGTGCCGGCGACCAGCGGCGACAGGTCCGCCCTCGGCGGCATCCACTCGCCCGCCGACGCGGCCACCTGCTCGCCGGAGCGGATGTCCTTCACCTCGTCGCCGTCCGCGCCGGGGAACCAGACGTACGGGATGCCGCGCCGCTCGGCGTAGCGGATCTGCTTGCCGAACTTCGCCGCGGACGGCGACACCTCGGTCGGCACCCCCCGCGAGCGCAGCGCCGCCGCGACCGCGTCGCTGGCCGCGCGCTCCTCCTCGGCGGTGACCGCGACCAGCACGCAGGTCGGCACCGACCGGGACACCGACAGCGCGTCGGCGCCGAAGAGCAGGCCGAGCAACCGGGTCACCCCGATCGAGATGCCCACACCCGGAAAGCGAACGTTGCCGGAGCTGGCCAGGTTGTCGTACCGGCCGCCGGAGCAGATCGAGCCGAACCGCTCGTAGCCGACCATCTGCGTCTCGTAGACGGTGCCGGTGTAGTAGTCCAGACCGCGGGCGATGCGCAGGTCGGCGACGCAGAGGCCGGGCGCGTGCGCGGCGGCGGTCTCCATCACCGCGGTCAGCTCCGCGATGCCCTCGTCGAGCAGCGGGTCGCTCACCCCGAGGGCGCGCACCGCGTCGGCGAACGAGGCGTCCGGCGCGGCGATCTCCGCGAGGGCCAGGCACGCCTTGGCCTGCGCCTCGCTCGCCCCGGCGGTCTCGGCCAGCAGGTCGGCCACGCCCGCCGGGCCGATCCGATCCAGCCGGTCGACGGCGCGCAACGCCGCCATCGGGTCGGTCAGCCCGACGCCCCGGTAGAAGCCCTCGCAGATCTTGCGGTTGTTGACCTGGATCCGCACCGGCGGGATCGGCAGCGACCGCAGCGCGTCGCCGACCACCAGCGGCATCTCCGCCTCGTAGTGGGGCGGCAGCGTGTCCCGGTCGACGATGTCGATGTCGGCCTGGAGGAACTCCCGGTAGCGGCCCTCCTGCGGGCGCTCGCCCCGCCACACCTTCTGGATCTGGTAGCGCCGGAACGGGAACTGGAGCTTGCCGGCGTTCTCCAGCACGTAGCGGGCGAACGGCACGGTCAGGTCGAAGTGCAGGCCGAGCGCGTCGTCGCCGGCCGGGCCGTCGGCGTCGGCCTGCAACCTGCGCAGCAGGTAGACCTCCTTCGAGGTCTCCCCCTTGCGCAGCAACTGGTCCAGCGGCTCGACCGAACGGGTCTCCAGCGGCGCGAAGCCGTACAGCTCGAACGTGGCGCGGATCCGGTCCAGCACGAACTGCTCGATCATCCGCTGCGCCGGCGTCCACTCGGGGAAGCCGGAGATGGGCGTGGGCTTGCTCATGGCGTACTCCTTGATCCCGCGCGGACCGCGCGGGGTGTCACGGGCGGCTACAGGCCGCGGGTGGGTGCGGCCGGGCGCGCGTCGCCGGTGCCCGCCACCTCGAGGAGGTAGGGGTTGGTCGCGCGCTCGCGGCCGACGGTGGTCTGCGGACCGTGGCCGGGCAGGACGACGGTGTCGTCGGCCAGCGGGAGAACCTTCTCCCGGAGGCTGGCCAGCATGCGGGGCATGCTGCCGCCCGGCAGGTCGGTGCGGCCGATCGAGCCGGCGAACAGCACGTCACCGGAGAGGCAGATCTCCTCGGCCTCCCAGGGCGAGCCGCCGCCGGGCATCCGGAACAGCACCGACCCGCCGGTATGGCCGGGGGCGTGGTCGACGGTGATCTCCAGCCCGGCCAGCGACAGCGTCGCGCCGTCGGTCAGCTCGGCCACGTCGTCCGGTTCGGCGTAGGGCAGCCGTCCGCCGAACAGCGCGGTGAGATCCATGGAGAGCGCCTTGGCCGGGTCGGCCAGCAGCTCCCGGTCCTCCGGGTGGACGTAGGCGGCGATGCCCCGCGCGCCGCAGACCGGCGCGACCGAGAAGGTGTGGTCGAGGTGGCCGTGGGTGAGCAGCACGGCGGCCGGGTGCAGGCGGTGCTCGGCGAGCACGGCGTCGAGCCGGTCGAGCACCCCGATGCCGGGGTCGACCACCACGCACTGCTCCCCCGGAGCGGTCGCCACCACATAGCAGTTGGTGCCGAAGGCGTCCGCGGGAAAGCCCGCCACGAGCACGTCCGTCCCCTCTCCGTCCGGTCGTCGTCCTCGCCCAGCAGCCTAGTCGTACCGGCGAGCCGCTTTCGCCCGCACCGACCCACCGGCCCCAGCCGGCCCAGTGACAACGTCCGATAAGCGCAGGCGGGACCTCGTACACCACATTCACAGTCCGTACCCGTACACTCTGGCGGGCGTGTGGCGTGGCGCACCCCGCCCCCGGCGGCGGGCAGCGCCCGGGACGCCGCGACGATCAGGCAGAGGAAGGGGAGCACCGGTGGCTTCCAGCAGGGACCGACAGCGCAAACTGGCGCGTGCCAAGCTCGACCGGCAACTCGCCCGGCGGGCCGCGGCCGCGAAGCGCCGCCGGCAGATCCAGGCCGGTGTGGGCGCGGCCGTGGTGCTGGCGCTGATCGTGGCCGGCTCGGCCTGGGCGCTCGGCGCGTTCGACTCGGAGCCGAAGAAGCAGGCCGCCGAGGACACCTGCCTCTGGACCCCGCAGGACGGCGCCGCGAACAGCAACCTCAAGGACGTCGGCACGCCGGCCACCAAGGACCTGCCCACCTCGGGCATCCGACCGATGACGATCACCACCAACCAGGGTGCGCCGATCACCGTCGACCTGGACCTGGCCGCCGCGCCGTGCGGCGGCGCGAGCCTCGCCCACCTGGCGAGCAGGTCCTTCTACGACGACACCAAGTGCCACGAGATCATCACCGAGGGCGCGCTGCGCTGCGGCGACCCGAGCGGCACCGGGATCGGCGGCCCGACCTACTCGTTCTACGACGAGAACGTCCCCACCGCGCCCGAGCCCAGCCCGTCGGCCTCGCCGGCCCCGGGGCAGCCGCCGGCGTACCCGAAGGGCACGGTCGCCATGATCGGCAACCCGCCCGGCAGCAACGGCAGCCAGTTCCTGATCTTCTTCAAGGACTTCAACCCGGCCAAGCCGGCCTACAGCGTGGTCGGCAAGGTCAGCGGCGGGCTGGACGTGGTGGAGAAGATCGGCGCGCTGCCGACCGTCGACAACGGCGACGGCGCCAAGGTCAAGCCGAAGACGGACGTGGTGATCCAGAGCCTGACCGTCGGCGACCCGACGGCCGCGCCGGCGAGCAGCCCCAGCGCCGGTTGATCCACCGTTGACTCGGCGGCGCGTGGCCGCCGCCTTCCGATACACAGCAGGTGAGGAGTGAGCGTGACGTCCACGAGAGACCGCCAGCGGGCGGCGGCGCGGGCCCGGCTCGAGCGGGAGATGGCCGAGCGGTCCGGCAGGGCCCGTAAGCGCCGGCAGACGCAGGCTATCGTCGGCGCCGCTGCCGTGCTGGTGCTCGTCGTGGCCGGCACGGTCTGGCTCGCCACGTCGCTCGGCGACGACGACGACGAGAAGCAGGCAGGCGCCGCCGCCGGCTTCGTCCAGTGCGTCTACACCGAGGTACCCAAGGAGGGCCGCCCGGCGCAGATCAAGGACGTCGGGCTGCCGCCGGCGCAGCAGGCGAACAAGGGCAGCCAGACGATGACGATCGACACCAACCTGGGTCCGATCACCGCCAAGCTCGACCGGGCCGCAGTGCCCTGCACCGCCGGCAGCTTCACCCACCTGGCGAGCAAGGGCTTCTTCGACAACACCAAGTGCCACCGGCTGGTGACCGAGGGCATCAAGGTGCTGCAGTGCGGCGACCCGAGCGCCACCGGCAAGGGCTGGCGGGACACCGACGGCACCGGCGGGCCGAGCTACAACCTGGCCGAGGAGAACCTGCCCACCAACAAGCGTCCGCCGTACCCGGAGGGCGTCATCGCGATGGCCAACTCCGGCCAGTCGGGCAGCACCGGCAGCCAGTTCTTCATCGTCTACGGCGACTCGCAGCTCGACCCGAACTACACGGTGCTGGGCACCATCACGGGCGGCATGGACGTGGTGAAGCAGGTCGCCGCGGCCGGTGACGACGGCGCCTTCGCCAAGCAGGCCGGTGGCGGTCACCCGAAGAAGGAGATCGTCATGACCAAGGTGACGATGAGCGACATCCAGGGCTGACGTCCCCGATCACACGGGAAAGCGCCCGCCGGATCGATCCGGCGGGCGCTTCCCGTGTGCGCTCAGGCCCCCGAGGTGACCCGGTAGGCGTCGAAGACGCCATCGACCTTGCGCACCGCTGCCAGCAGGTGCCCGAGGTGCTTCGGGTCGGCCATCTCGAAGCTGAACCGACTCACCGCCACCCGGTCGCGGGTGGTGGTGACCGTCGCGGAGAGGATGTTGACCCGCTCCTCGGAGAGCACCCGGGTGACGTCGGCGAGCAGCTTGTGCCGGTCGAGCGCCTCCACCTGGATGGCGACCAGGAACGTGGAGGCCGAGGTCAGCTTCCAGCTCACCTCGACCACCCGCTCGGGCTGCGCCCGCAGGTCCTCGGCGTTGGCGCAGTCGTCGCGGTGCACGCTGACCCCGCCGGAGCGGGTCACGAAGCCGAACACCGAGTCCGGCGGCACCGGGGTGCAGCAGCGGGCCAGCTTGATCCAGACGTCGCTGACGCCCCGGACCACCACGCCCGGGTCGGCGCTGCTCTGCCGGCTGCGCGGCGGCCGGGTGGCGACGGCGGTCTCGGCGATGTCCTCCGCCGCGCCCTCCTCGCCGCCGTAGGAGGCCATCAGCTTCTGCACCACCGACTGCGCGGAGACCTGGCTGTCGCCGACCGCCGCGTAGAGCGAGGCCACGTCCGCGAGATGCAGGTCCCGGGCGATCGCCATCAGCGCGTCCGAGGTGAGCATCCGCTGCAACGGCATGCCCTGCTTGCGCATGGCCTTGACGATCGCGTCCTTGCCTGCCTCGATCGCCTCCTCGCGCCGCTCCTTGTTGAAGTACTGCCGGATCTTCGTCCGCGCCCGGGGGCTCTTGACGAAGCCCAGCCAGTCCTGCGTCGGGCCGGCCGTGTCGGACTTCGACGTGAAGATCTCGATCACGTCGCCGTTGGACAGCGTCGACTCCAGCGGCACCAGCTTGCCGTTGACCCGCGCGCCGATGCACTTGTGCCCGACCTCGGTGTGCACCGCGTACGCGAAGTCGACGGGCGTCGAGCCGGTCGGCAGCGGGATGACGTCACCCTTCGGGGTGAAGACGTACACCTCCTGGCTGGACAGGTCGAAGCGCAGCGCGTCCAGGAACTCGCTCGGGTCGGCCGCCTCGCGCTGCCAGTCCAGCAGCTGCCGCAGCCAGGTCATCTCGTCGATGTGCGCCGGCGGGCCCACCACCTGGGTGCCCTTGTGCTCCTTGTACTTCCAGTGCGCGGCGATGCCGAACTCGGCGGTGCGGTGCATCGCGTAGGTGCGGATCTGCATCTCCACCGGCTTGCCGGTGGGCCCGATGACCGTCGTGTGCAACGACTGGTACATGTTGAACTTGGGCATGGCGATGTAGTCCTTGAACCGGCCCGGCACCGGCTGCCAGTTGGCGTGGATGACGCCCAACGCCGCATAGCAGTCACGCACCGTGTCGACCAGGATCCGCACGCCCACCAGGTCGTAGATGTCGTTGAAGTCGCGACCCCGCACGATCATCTTTTGGTAGATCGAGTAGAGGTGCTTCGGCCGCCCGGTGGTCTCCGCCTTGATCTTGGCGGCCTTCAGGTCCGTCTGCACCTTCTGGGTCACCTGGCGCAGCAGCGCCTCGCGCTGCGGCTGGTGCTCCCCGATCAGCCGGTTGATCTCCTCGAACCGCTTCGGGAACAGCGTGCCGAAGGCCAAATCCTCCAGCTCCCACTTGATCGTGTTCATACCGAGGCGGTGCGCCAGCGGAGCGAGGATCTCCAGCGTCTCCTTGGCCTTCTGCTCCTGCTTGGGGCGGGGCAGGAAGGTCAGCGTCCGCATGTTGTGCAGCCGGTCGGCCAGCTTGATCACCAGGACCCGAGGGTCCTTCGCCATGGCCACGACCATCTTGCGGATGGTTTCCGCCTTCGCCGCGTCGCCGAGCTTCACCTTGTCGAGCTTGGTCACGCCGTCGACGAGCAACGCGACCTCGCCACCGAAGTCGGCGCGCATCGCGTCGAGGGTGTATTCGGTGTCCTCGATCGTGTCGTGCAGCAGCGCCGCCACCAGCGTGGTGGTGTCCATGCCCAGGTTGCCCAGAATCGTCGCCACCGCCAGCGGGTGGGTGATGTAGGGGTCGCCGGACTTGCGATATTGCCCCGAGTGCCAGCGCGCGGCGGTGTCGAAGGCGCGCTGGAGCAGCCGGGCGTCGGCCTTGGGATGGGCGTCGCGGTGGGCGGAGATCAGCGGCTCCAGCACCTCGCTGACCTGCGAGGTCTGCCAGGGGGCGTTGAACCGCGCCAGCCGCGCGCGCACCCGCCGGCCGGTGGGCGCGTTGGAGAGGGCGAAGCCGCCGCTGGACGTGGGGTCACCGTCGGTGGGGAACGGCACCACGACCGCGCCGCCGTCGGCCGTCGCGTCCGGCGTGCCGTCGGTGGCGCCGGTCGACCGGGCCGGCGGGTTGCCGCTGCGCTCGGTCACCGAGCCGTCCGCGTCGCCTGTCGGGTGCACCGTGCCCTCCACCGGAGGGACGACATCGTGGGACACCGGCCTCCTCACCGTTCGCCGGGATGCGTCGGCCGTCCGGCCGACGTCTGGTCCAACCGACCCGGGGGCCGGTGTTGTTCCGCGCCGGTCACCGGGGGCTGCGCCCCGGCGGCCTCCGCCGCCGGCGGACGGGCGCCCGCCGGGTCAGGCAAAGGGCAATGCTACCCGCCAGCAGGGTACGCCACCGCTCCACCGGACGGTCCGTGCCGACCGACCGGACCGGCGGACGGGGTCAAAGGGTCAACAGGGCATGGACCGGGCGCGGGGCGAGACGTTCCCGCCCCCCGAGGAAGCCCAGCTCCAGCAGGACGGTGAACCCGGAGACCGTGCCACCGGCCCGTTCCACCAGGTCGAGCGTGGCCTCGGCGGTGCCGCCGGTGGCCAGCACGTCGTCGAGCACCAGCACCCGGTGGCCGGCGGTGAACGCGTCCTGGTGGACCTCAAGCGTCGCCTCGCCGTACTCCAGCGCGTAGGAGGCCGAGTGGGTCGCCCGGGGCAGCTTGCCGGCCTTGCGCACCGGCACCACGCCGACGCCGGTGGCGTAGGCCACCGCC is part of the Micromonospora sp. WMMD980 genome and encodes:
- a CDS encoding acyl-ACP desaturase, whose amino-acid sequence is MTVLSQTALLVELEPVVEKNLDRHLSLAKEWFPHEYVPWSAGRTFDGPLGGEAWSETDSTIPDVARTALIVNLLTEDNLPSYHHEIATLFGRDGAWGTWVHRWTAEEGRHGTAIRDYLTVTRAVDPVALERARMVHMAAGYRNVHDDEVLHSLAYVSFQELATRISHRNTGRATGDPACEALLARVAADENLHMVFYRNLLAAAFELAPSQAMRAVADVLADFQMPGVGIDGFARKSVAIALAGIYDLRQHRDEVVMPVLRQWNLFEVTGLTADGETARDQIAAHLDTLETQASRFEDRRAARAARLTPTP
- the hisS gene encoding histidine--tRNA ligase, translating into MSKPTPISGFPEWTPAQRMIEQFVLDRIRATFELYGFAPLETRSVEPLDQLLRKGETSKEVYLLRRLQADADGPAGDDALGLHFDLTVPFARYVLENAGKLQFPFRRYQIQKVWRGERPQEGRYREFLQADIDIVDRDTLPPHYEAEMPLVVGDALRSLPIPPVRIQVNNRKICEGFYRGVGLTDPMAALRAVDRLDRIGPAGVADLLAETAGASEAQAKACLALAEIAAPDASFADAVRALGVSDPLLDEGIAELTAVMETAAAHAPGLCVADLRIARGLDYYTGTVYETQMVGYERFGSICSGGRYDNLASSGNVRFPGVGISIGVTRLLGLLFGADALSVSRSVPTCVLVAVTAEEERAASDAVAAALRSRGVPTEVSPSAAKFGKQIRYAERRGIPYVWFPGADGDEVKDIRSGEQVAASAGEWMPPRADLSPLVAGTGV
- a CDS encoding MBL fold metallo-hydrolase, which produces MLVAGFPADAFGTNCYVVATAPGEQCVVVDPGIGVLDRLDAVLAEHRLHPAAVLLTHGHLDHTFSVAPVCGARGIAAYVHPEDRELLADPAKALSMDLTALFGGRLPYAEPDDVAELTDGATLSLAGLEITVDHAPGHTGGSVLFRMPGGGSPWEAEEICLSGDVLFAGSIGRTDLPGGSMPRMLASLREKVLPLADDTVVLPGHGPQTTVGRERATNPYLLEVAGTGDARPAAPTRGL
- a CDS encoding peptidylprolyl isomerase gives rise to the protein MASSRDRQRKLARAKLDRQLARRAAAAKRRRQIQAGVGAAVVLALIVAGSAWALGAFDSEPKKQAAEDTCLWTPQDGAANSNLKDVGTPATKDLPTSGIRPMTITTNQGAPITVDLDLAAAPCGGASLAHLASRSFYDDTKCHEIITEGALRCGDPSGTGIGGPTYSFYDENVPTAPEPSPSASPAPGQPPAYPKGTVAMIGNPPGSNGSQFLIFFKDFNPAKPAYSVVGKVSGGLDVVEKIGALPTVDNGDGAKVKPKTDVVIQSLTVGDPTAAPASSPSAG
- a CDS encoding peptidylprolyl isomerase; its protein translation is MTSTRDRQRAAARARLEREMAERSGRARKRRQTQAIVGAAAVLVLVVAGTVWLATSLGDDDDEKQAGAAAGFVQCVYTEVPKEGRPAQIKDVGLPPAQQANKGSQTMTIDTNLGPITAKLDRAAVPCTAGSFTHLASKGFFDNTKCHRLVTEGIKVLQCGDPSATGKGWRDTDGTGGPSYNLAEENLPTNKRPPYPEGVIAMANSGQSGSTGSQFFIVYGDSQLDPNYTVLGTITGGMDVVKQVAAAGDDGAFAKQAGGGHPKKEIVMTKVTMSDIQG
- a CDS encoding bifunctional (p)ppGpp synthetase/guanosine-3',5'-bis(diphosphate) 3'-pyrophosphohydrolase — its product is MEGTVHPTGDADGSVTERSGNPPARSTGATDGTPDATADGGAVVVPFPTDGDPTSSGGFALSNAPTGRRVRARLARFNAPWQTSQVSEVLEPLISAHRDAHPKADARLLQRAFDTAARWHSGQYRKSGDPYITHPLAVATILGNLGMDTTTLVAALLHDTIEDTEYTLDAMRADFGGEVALLVDGVTKLDKVKLGDAAKAETIRKMVVAMAKDPRVLVIKLADRLHNMRTLTFLPRPKQEQKAKETLEILAPLAHRLGMNTIKWELEDLAFGTLFPKRFEEINRLIGEHQPQREALLRQVTQKVQTDLKAAKIKAETTGRPKHLYSIYQKMIVRGRDFNDIYDLVGVRILVDTVRDCYAALGVIHANWQPVPGRFKDYIAMPKFNMYQSLHTTVIGPTGKPVEMQIRTYAMHRTAEFGIAAHWKYKEHKGTQVVGPPAHIDEMTWLRQLLDWQREAADPSEFLDALRFDLSSQEVYVFTPKGDVIPLPTGSTPVDFAYAVHTEVGHKCIGARVNGKLVPLESTLSNGDVIEIFTSKSDTAGPTQDWLGFVKSPRARTKIRQYFNKERREEAIEAGKDAIVKAMRKQGMPLQRMLTSDALMAIARDLHLADVASLYAAVGDSQVSAQSVVQKLMASYGGEEGAAEDIAETAVATRPPRSRQSSADPGVVVRGVSDVWIKLARCCTPVPPDSVFGFVTRSGGVSVHRDDCANAEDLRAQPERVVEVSWKLTSASTFLVAIQVEALDRHKLLADVTRVLSEERVNILSATVTTTRDRVAVSRFSFEMADPKHLGHLLAAVRKVDGVFDAYRVTSGA
- a CDS encoding adenine phosphoribosyltransferase, which produces MTETHTTGVRGDSGPEVAQLVASRLLDVPDFPKPGVMFKDLMPLFADGVAFREVIDGIIAYHGPESFDVVAGIEARGFVLAAAVAYATGVGVVPVRKAGKLPRATHSASYALEYGEATLEVHQDAFTAGHRVLVLDDVLATGGTAEATLDLVERAGGTVSGFTVLLELGFLGGRERLAPRPVHALLTL